From Flavobacterium arcticum, the proteins below share one genomic window:
- a CDS encoding low molecular weight protein-tyrosine-phosphatase → MAVNILMVCLGNICRSPLAEGILQSKLPKEKFIVDSAGTGDWHAGQQPDKRSIATAKNRGLDITHQRARQIKVSDFEKFDYIYVMDTSNYNNVAKLAPNNITKAKISLMMDALYPEQGTEVPDPYFGGNDGFEKVYDMLDEACTIVANNLLKKH, encoded by the coding sequence ATGGCGGTCAATATCTTAATGGTATGCTTGGGTAATATTTGTCGCTCTCCATTGGCAGAAGGCATATTACAATCTAAACTACCTAAAGAAAAATTTATTGTAGATTCGGCAGGTACAGGCGATTGGCACGCAGGGCAACAACCTGATAAACGCTCTATAGCTACCGCAAAAAATCGTGGTTTAGATATTACTCATCAAAGAGCACGACAAATTAAAGTTTCGGACTTTGAAAAGTTTGACTACATCTATGTAATGGACACATCTAATTATAATAATGTAGCAAAACTTGCTCCTAATAATATTACCAAAGCCAAAATATCATTAATGATGGATGCCTTATACCCAGAACAAGGTACAGAAGTACCCGACCCATACTTTGGTGGTAACGATGGGTTCGAAAAAGTATATGATATGCTTGATGAAGCTTGCACTATTGTTGCTAATAATTTATTAAAAAAACACTAA
- a CDS encoding SAM-dependent methyltransferase, translating into MTTIGKLYLLPVPLGPDADPTTVLPDTVARSIEFIDYYIVENEKTARRFIKAILPTKKQPELKLFTLNKRTESSEHSGFIQPCLEGKNVGLMSEAGCPGVADPGAAIVKLAHEKGIQVVPLVGPSSILLAIMASGMNGQSFAFNGYLPIEKGEKKSALKNFEQLSHSKNQSQLFIETPYRNNKLLEDVLNTLQPSTHLCIAADITLPTEYIKTKTVAQWKKEKTDLHNRPCIFIIHKFN; encoded by the coding sequence ATGACAACTATAGGTAAACTCTATTTACTTCCTGTTCCTTTAGGACCAGATGCTGATCCTACAACGGTATTGCCCGATACAGTAGCACGTTCTATTGAGTTTATAGATTACTATATTGTTGAGAATGAAAAAACGGCACGTCGTTTTATAAAAGCGATACTCCCTACCAAAAAACAACCCGAACTAAAACTGTTTACACTCAATAAACGCACAGAATCATCAGAACATAGTGGTTTTATACAACCTTGTCTTGAAGGCAAAAATGTAGGTTTGATGAGCGAAGCAGGATGCCCTGGTGTAGCCGATCCTGGTGCTGCTATTGTAAAACTAGCACACGAAAAAGGAATACAGGTTGTCCCTTTAGTAGGTCCATCGTCTATATTACTAGCTATCATGGCAAGTGGTATGAACGGGCAGAGTTTTGCTTTTAACGGTTACTTGCCCATCGAAAAAGGAGAAAAGAAAAGTGCACTGAAAAATTTTGAACAATTATCGCATAGTAAAAATCAATCGCAGCTTTTTATAGAAACCCCTTACAGAAATAATAAATTACTGGAAGATGTTTTAAATACCTTACAACCTTCTACACACTTGTGTATAGCTGCCGATATTACTCTACCTACAGAGTATATTAAAACAAAAACCGTTGCGCAATGGAAGAAAGAAAAAACCGACCTGCATAACAGGCCGTGTATTTTTATCATCCATAAGTTTAATTAG